The following DNA comes from Alosa alosa isolate M-15738 ecotype Scorff River chromosome 13, AALO_Geno_1.1, whole genome shotgun sequence.
CGGACGTTTTGTGTTTAGTTATGTCATTCGTTAGTTTATGCTAAGTCATTCGTGAGTGTGTTGGTTTTTTTCTTGTGTGCTAATGTCGAAGCAGGTGGAAAATCATTAGCTAACAAAGTTGTATTTGTAGGGCAAATTTTCCGTCTTTCAGACTGAGATTGCGAGGTTCTGATTCTGAGACTTCAGATCTGATGTTGCACTCCGAATAAAGGTTAATTGATAATTTCCCTTTCAGCTGGGTTAATCATTTCTCAATACAACATCAGCAACAACCTGAGCAACATGAAGTGAAAGGTGATTCATCTTGGCTCTCTATCTAGTCTGGCTCCCTTCAGTAGGCTACCATTCATTTAGAGGTACCATTCGATTGAGGTTCTGTCAGTAGATTGGATGAAGTCCTTCAGTCATGGCATCACATACTCCCATTTACTCACTGTTGTTTCTCGCTGATCactgtttttgtttggttttagTGATCAATCTGGGTCCAGATGTAtgcacaggaaaaaaaaaattagacaaCATTGAAATAAGGTCATTcactcgctgtgtgtgtgtgtggtttcttgTTTCACATGTGCATCTTTCTTCAGGTAACGGCACCTGGTGGACAGCCGCCTGGGCGTGAGGGTCAGAAGGCAGCGTTGAAGCCACCATGAGCGAGAATGGCTCCCTCACAGAGTCGGCCATGTGCTTCGAGGAGGTGGCACTGGACAAGGACAACAAGATATGCATCTACGACAAAGACGGGGACGATGACGACAACGAGCTGGACCCTGACGACAGAGGAGGCCTGATTCACCCGTCCACCTCGTCCTGCATGGCTCGCGTCTACGATCGCACTACGGTGCTCATCGAGCAGGACCCGATCCGGCTGGACGAAGAGGGCGAAGAGGATGGCCACTGCGGCGGAGACTGCGAAGACGACGGCATGGTCTTCCTGACCGAGGGGGAAGTGGAGGGCGACGATGACGAGGAAGAAGGGGACGGCTCGTTGGCCTTCATGGGCGACCCCGAGGGCATGGTGCATGGCTACGTGCACCACACCATCTCACCAGACCAGATCCAGTTCACCATCAACCCGGGCTCGACGCCCATGCCACGCAACATAGAGGGAGCCACGCTCACACTGCACTCGGAATGCCCGGAGACCAAGCAGAGAGAGGTGAGGCGCCTGCCACCCCCATCCATGAACATCGATTGCTTAGATAAGCCTTTCATTCAAATCTAAGCGTCATCATAATCCCTCCACAGCGCAATTAAAGTTGATTGtgcagcactctctctctctctctctctctctctctctcaccctatctctgtctctccctctctctctctcctacttccCTCACCCTATTTAGCCTTACAGCTGTTAAATCCTTCtggtttgttttcctttttgtttgcTTTCCTCATGTGTTTTGACCCATTTTCTTTAAATGTCAAAACTAATGATCTGAACTATATGTACACGTATTGCTAACGCAAGACTCTTGCAAGCTCAGTGTCTTATTTAGTTCCTGGTCCTAGATCTACATCTTGTTGGTATACAGCCGCCTGATTTAATCATGGTCTTTGTAGACAGCAGCAGTCGGCATACAGTGGACGCAGTGGAGAGTAGCTCCTGAGGATCAGAGACTGTTGTTTGTTCAGAGTGGAATGCCTCACAGGACTTCCTTTTCCACGTGGTTTCATATGATTGATCACTATCActccctaccacacacacacacacaccaggggtgCTGTGAATAGTTGTCTGGTCTCTGGCATACATGCATTGCtgttgtcttcctctctctaaaccatgcttgtgcaaaattccagaattgaactgaaactggctcttaaattccaattcaattcttgaatttcacttgcatttcaattgaggtagcaaacaggaagcagaattgcaattcgaattgtgcacaaccctgctctAAACTTGATCAGTGCAGTGTTGTGGTCTGATGTAACATACTGGCACACTGATTTACGTTGGTGACAGTAAATAGGCCCCAAGGCTATGGTTTCAGCCTTGTGTTGAGATTATTACAGGTTGGTGGTTGGTAGTATTATTAGTTGTGTTACATtagttgtatgtttttttttaccagctttGCTGTTTTTGATGCAGTTGTAATGGGTCCCTTGTAGCTGTTTTTTGCATTTTGGTGTGCACAAATGTGTGGTTTTGTTATGGACACCTTGCTCTGTTTTTTCACCAGAAGATTGGTTTTGTGACTGGATACTCTGATTTCACTATTGAGCTTCAAGCTAGGAGGCAGACTGGATGACTCAATCACTCTCTGGTTCATGAGGCAGAGCCTTGGGTCATCTCTCCTGATGAAAAAGCTTTGCCATCCTCATCCTGAACTCTGCCCATTTGTCACATTGCACTTATAGTCCACAGTGCAGTGGGGCCATGCATCTTGCTCTCCACTTGTCTTTTGGCCTTTGCAGGAGCAGCTTAAGTGGAGTGTAAAAGAAATGATCTTTACACGGACACTGTACACTCTATAGCCCTCTGGCGTTTGAAGGGGTGCAcaacgtgtgtgttgtgttgtgttgtgcagtgCAGCTACCTAGTTTTGCCCCCACCACAGTCCACCTCCACTTCCTCAGCCACCCTGAGGCTTTAGGTGCTCAAGCCAACCAATGCCATCAGGTTCTGACCCATTTCAGCATCATAGATCAAACCTGTTTTAGAGGGGACTAGGGGCAGATGAGCGTTTGCTTCCTGAGTCCGACCCAGAGCTTGGCTATTAGCGTGTTTtcttaaattaatttatatgcTGAAGGTAAACAAGCCTTCTTATAGTTGTCTCTAGCTTTTTTAACAGCACATGCACTGGAGACTAAAGGAGTCCACCCTTTCTCAGTAGTTAGACGTGGCTATCCATGATTGGgtttagggatgtaacggtatgaacaTTCAACCTCACGTTTATACCGAGTGTGTTGAAGGCCTTCTCGCAGCCCTGCACATCGCACtatcataatcatgatatttgaaatgaaaacggtaattgttatcgtcaacatttttatcgcggtttaccattataccggtaatcgttacatccctaattgGGTCACACTGTTGACTGCTCGTTCGTCAATGCCTGACCTGTCTGAGTGAAGTAGGCATCCCAGCATGGCATCTTATAAGAGAACACTGCCATTAGCTTTATTCAATAGTGGACCACCCTCTTGGAAGATATTTTGATAGCTCTGTTGATTTCTCCTCTGGGTGTCAATCAGTGCTCTTTCAAAGCCCGCCTCAGTTTCTGTTACAACCGATGTGTGTTTGAACAGATGCCCCCTCCACACCACCCCAATTCCTGCTTGAGTGGGTTTGGTCACGTTCCCAGCCTGTTTGAGGGAATTATGACTCGGCAATCCATTGGATTTTCAGTCGAGTGtgttggaggaggagaagaggaaggagagagagagagagagagagagagagaggccttctCCTCATTACTGTTTGAATGATCTGGCACAGCCTGGGGGAGTCTGTGCAGCTCCAGGCTTGTGTTACCtctaggtgtgcgtgtgtgtgtgcacacgcatcAGCTTTCACCCAGTCTCTGTTCGATTGCAGCATAAAAGTCACAATTTGTACTGCAGCTTGTCTTTGtttttgctgtttgtttgttatttttgttttgtttttgacctTGCATAATGACCAATCTGGGCCAAGCATGATGTGATGTTCTAATCTAGAATTATGAACACCAGCATTCAAAGATGACTGGATGTTCAGCAGGTTAGCGTGTGACATTTAAAAATGGAGGagctaaaaataaaacagctggAGCTCTGATGCCCTTCCCTCTTTGTTCCGAGTGGCCTccgtgtgtgggtgggtgtgtgggtgtcagGGTGAGTGTCAGAAGGAGTGACTGGGCTTATGTGAGGTATCCTAAGCTGGTGACCTGCAGAGGTCCGCAGTGTCAACCCGCCACAGGCTTGATGGGATGGTAGAGCACACCAGGACAAGTagcaagaaacacacacacacacacacacacacacacacgtacacaccagTTTCGGAAATATGATCATAGAGCACAAGAGACAAGCTCTCTCAAGCCTCTCCCAGAGAATGTCTGCATCAGAGTCTCATTTGTGTGTTAAGGGGCATACAAGAGCACATCACAGAGAACCACAGAGAAGCGGGCTGGGGGCAAGAGAAGAGAGCAGAAAGCATGTGTCTCTATATAGCTTCCCCTTAGGTCAGAGGGAAGCGGGGGGGGGTAATTTACCGGGCAGAATGCTGAGTAGAGCAGAGGAATGGCCACGGgtggtatggggggggggggggttggataGTAGGTGATGGGGAGATGAGGGCATTGTGCATGGATGGCATGACTGGTCTAACCAGCTCTGGCCCCACTCCCAGCACACCAGTGTCACGCTGCCTGCTGACCTGAGAGACCTCAGCCAAACAAGAGTCCCTGGGTTCATGACCTCTGCGTGACTTTTCTCTTTCAGAGGTTATTTTGCCCTCCCCCTCCGGTTGTGCTGTTTGATGATGTGGTGCCACTTCAGAGTTGTTTGTTGctttcttgtttttgttgttttcttgcTTCACAGAGCTGAACCTCTTTATTTGCTGGTCAGGTTTCCACAGATTTCGTGGTTTTGTTTCATATTATATTCACTGACAGGAATCCTGTAAGATTTCAATATTTGCACTGCATTGCGTCTTCTTCATAAGACTCTTTCAGGCATGCTTTCAAGTTAATCTAGCAAGAAGAGTTTGGTTTGTTTGTCGTTTTGAAAATGCAGGACCTTTATCTTTGGACAACGCTGTGGCGCAGCTGGCccatggggacccaggttcgaatccgacctgcggtcatgttctgattcccaccccatctctcccactttcctcctgtcactctccactgtcctgtccaaataaaggctAAAAAGCCCAAgaaatatactttaaaataaTGACTGTCCTAGTGATGGTATGAATGACTGACTGGTTCTGGTGTGAAGGCTGCatgtttaacccttaaaggagtaccgtcacaccggtgtgatgggaatgttgagaaatgaacgttctaaagaatatctgggttcattaaattcaacatagaattttagaaccttcaattgttgcggaacttagaatgttcaaaaactttCCCCGTGAGAGTGTGCCTCTCACCCTCCTCATCACACTCTGTtacagtgtttcctcttctctcttcctgcctCAGGTGAAGCGGTACCAGTGTACGTTTGAGGGCTGCACGCGGACCTACAGCACGGCAGGGAACCTGCGCACGCACCAGAAGACCCACCGCGGCGAGTACACGTTTGTGTGTAACCAGCAGGGCTGCGGCAAGGCCTTCCTCACCTCCTACAGCCTCAAGATCCACGTGCGCGTGCACACCAAGGAGAAGCCCTTTGAGTGCGACGTGCAGGGCTGCGAGAAGGCCTTCAACACACTCTACAGGTCAGAACTGGAACCGTGCCATCCCCAGAACACTTCACACTTTCACACCTGTTATCATACATCAGTAATGGATGTTTAATAGTACACCCATCATCATTCATTACACTAACCCCAGGATCATGTACTGAAGGGTCAGCCTGTAGAATTAGAACTGTAGAACCGTAGGATAGATGTCACTTCAAAGCGATTCTATGTATGCTTTtgataaataaaagaaaataaaaagatCTGTACTCAGATCTTTCTCCCAGAGGTGGGAGAGGTCAATACTGCAGAATGGTGATATTTTCCGGCAAACgattgtgtgtgtcacagtAGTTATGTAATATTATGATTTCAATTTAATAAATCATATGTCCAAATTTacttattgcaagttgcactgcAAATTAGCTTTCGCTTACATTGTATCAAAAATCAGTTAGCCATCTTAAATAAAACTGTGTAGggcaaaacgtctgcatttcatactttttcgtcaccgcgagagtttaacaggtgcaataaatcaaaatccccatgttattttattattacatataTATTACAAGTAGCAAATTGCAAGTTCGCGGATATCCTTATATTGGATGACAGCTTTTTTTGTAGGAAAATCTCCAGAGGTCTGCAACTGCATTCTGAAGCTGTCCACGTCTGCTGTAACTTTTCATCTGAGCCTTCTGTTCATGTGGCTTAACCAGCTTAAGTGGATATGATCCATTTATCCTTTTTGTGTATGATGGGTTGTGACATTTGAGATTACTCATAACGAGTGACTATGCAAAAGAAATTTATCATCGCTTCATTAGTGATATTTCATCAGGTACATGCAGGAAATGACCTTGTGCGCAATCTTAAAGCTGGCAGAGTGGTTGACAGGCGTTTCTCCTTCtgttaaaacacacatgcattagtCGCGGCCGTTCACCATtatacctcctcctcctcttttttgcATGGCAGGTCATTTGCATCTGTTTGTTATGCACATAAATCAGGCGGCATGGCTTGGCTAAATGTGTGCCAGGCTCTCCTCGGAGCTGTGAGTGTTTTTAATGTCCTGCTCTCCATCATCCTCCAGCCTTCGCTGCTGACGGCTGATCTGTCATCAGGGCTCCATTCACTCCACTGAGGCCACTCGAGCTATGAGCCCGGTGATGCGGCGACACTGTGAGATTGCATGAACGGCGCTAATTAGGAATGGTGGCTTTATTGTGTGGGAAGCGTCCTGGGCTGACGGGCTGCCCGCGGCTCTCGGTGTTGGTTGTTGTTTTCTGTGTCAGCAGCAGGGAGCTGCAGCTGAGAACTGAGTGTTGTGGCATGGCAAAGcgtatgcatgtgtgggtgtgcttgtggatgtgtgggtctctgtgtgtgtgtgggtgggtgtatttgtgtgtgtgtgtgtgtgtgtgtgtgtgtgtgtgtgtgtgtgtgtgtgtgtgtgtgtgtgggcttatTTGTGCCTGTGCGTGTTTGCCCTCTTTTTGTCATGCGTCCCCCGAAAgaatatgactgtgtgtgtgtgtgtgagtgagtgactgagagagagggttggTGCCTCAGGCTGTTGCTGCGTTGGTTggtagggagtgtgtgtgtgtggctgcagccATCGACCCTCTGTCAGGCAGCATTAGTCCGCACCGCCGGCCTCTTTTTCACGCCACACTGCGCTGCTTCCTGTTGGCGTCCCTCATCTGGCCCACTAATCCCGGCCCCAGCGCCCCGGGCCACACTCGAGACTCGGAGAAAGACAACTCGTGAAACCTGACCGCGCCGCTGATCAGAAGAGACGACAGACATCCAGCCAGGCAACCATGGGGAAGGCAGAGCACAGAGAAGGcagtgatttttatttatttatttttttaaataaagggCATGCTGGGTGAAGAGTGTTCCTCTGGTGAAGAGGGCCAGATAATGCATTGCATTCTTTTTCATTCCTCCCATTCAATCATCACAGACCTCTTTGTTCCCCCTGTGCGGCAGCAGCCATGGGAGTGCAATATCCATAAAGAGGAGGCTGCTGTGCCCTGTTCTGGTCACCCTGCTGGTGTCCACGTACACCTTCCCTCCTGCCCATTAATCGTTTTTTGGTGTATTAATGAGGAGAAATGTTCATTTCAATCAGAGATCCTGGATTTAATCAGAGGTGTGGAACGTTGGAGGCATATCAACATATTTGCATTAACATTTCAACTTGTTCAATTTAGACAGTGACAACTACCACCTCAGCCTCCTTGTGTGTTCACAAAACATTCGAGGTGACCGTTTTTGTTGGCTCATTTGAATGCACCTCTGATTAAAGCTCATTAACTTTTTCTTCACTTTGTTTTCTAAGAATATCAAGTAATGCGCCCAGCTGTCACGTCCGGCATTAGTCATTTATCTTAAAAGCTTGCGGCCCTGTTTTAGCCAACCCACAGTGTTGTTTACCAAGTCACTAGGCATGAAGGAGGCCACTCAAGCACAACACTCCACTTCTTAAAAGGATCTATAAATCTGCTGCACTTTTTTCCCTGAGTCACTCTGGATTTGGCAAACAGCACACACTGATGCAGTTTAGTGAAATGAGCTGCTGTTCACTTTGACTGTGTCATTCAGCAATGTGTTAAAAGTGCACGGTGGCAAGAGGGATGTTTGAATTGTCTGTATCATGTATCTTACAaacttcttcctcctcctccactctgctacttctgctcttcctcctcttcctcctactcCTCCATGTCTATGCAGACTGAAAGCACACCAGCGCCTGCACACGGGGAAGACGTTCAACTGTGAATCGGAAGGATGCACCAAGTACTTTACCACGCTCAGTGACCTGAGGAAGCACATCCGCACGCACACGGGAGAGAAGCCCTTTCGGTGAGTCAGCCAGCGGTGTGTGACTCGGAGTCACTGGCCCCCAGCTGCCCCGCGGTCACCACCGCCactgtttattgtttgtttgtttattcagtgACTCAATCCCTGTGCTTAGTCATTCATGTTACCTGTgcacagatttttttgatcTCAGATCTCTCTTGTTTTCTTCTTTTACTGGCTCACAAGATTACTTTTCAATATAAGTCCCTTTTCAGGGGTTGAACAGGATGCAGTTAAGCGTTGTTACACTCCtcttcttatctctctctctctctctctctttctctctctctagttgtGACCATGATGGATGTGGCAAAGCGTTTGCGGCCAGCCACCACCTAAAGACCCACGTAcggacacacacaggtgagtcaGGCCGCCCCGACGGTGGGGGACCTCCAGGTGACCGCATGTTTAACAAGGCGTCAGCTGCCACCGCGGCCAAGCTCCAGTCGCACCAAATGGTGTTTTTGCCCAGACTTGACAGCACCATTAATTTTACTCTGCGAGGCCCTGCTGTCGCACACGGGAGGGCAAACAGAGCTACAAACTTACATTCATcattcaccctctccctctctcttgctcatgcTGAAAGCTTCCTGTCAAAGCTTCATGTGGGTCTCCTAtgaaaatggcttgttcaaaAAGACACTTAAAGCCATCCTGAcaccagaagactttgacaagatttgggaaaaaTTCTTGAGACTGTACaatagtcttttgagtaaaggtTGAATGGGGGCCATTAGTTAAAATACTATAATCTTTCAAGAAACTTTCCCAAATcctgtcaaagttgtttggtgtaccAAGGCCATTAGTGATTACAGATAAAGTTCATTTCTAACATTTAACTGGCTTTAAAAGTATCCTTTTCCTGAATCGGAGAGTTGTTTTCTCCGATTGCTCAGCAACTTCAAAATGCCCTCACAATACATTTCACTCAGCAGACTTTACTTTTCAACTAAAGCAAGTTGtgatctctccctcccttcatcacccctctctctctctctctctctctttctttctctctctctctctctcttactttttccctttccctccatctctcttctctcccggTCCCCAGGCGAGAAGCCTTTCTTCTGTCCTAGTGATGGCTGTGAGAAGACTTTCAGCTCGCAGTACAGCCTGAGGAGTCACGTCCGCGGTCACGATAAAAGTGGCAACACCTTCACCGTCAACCTCAGCCACCCGCTATCTGAAGTGAGCTGGGGCCCTGCTTGTTTcaccatcacactcacacacacacacacacacacacacacacacactatgaccaCTTAACTCATGccttctcacatacacatactgtttAATCGACACTTGAAAGTGAATTTTCATGGATAGTCCCCCTcctacagccacacacacagacagagtatTGCATAATGGCATTGTTACATTGATAGTGATCAGGTCGTTTTGTTCCTCAAACCTGTGACATTTACAGAAAGCAAGAAGTAGTTGGATCAGATGTGCAACCAGCTGAGATTGTCTGTTGATACTTACAGGATGCAAACCATTCGCTGTGCCTCAGTGATTTGAGCCTCATCTCGACGGATTCGGAGCTCCGGGAAAACCTTAACAATGTGAGTGCCTCATGCGTTATTCTGTTTATATGTTTAACCATGTGTTGGTTTGATGTGTGTGACTTGATTTGTTTACTAGAAGTAGTTTGTTGTTCATGTAGTCGTAATTGTTGTGGttattgttgtttgttgttgtcgttgtcgTATGATTGCTGGTTGCATCTCCCTGGCAGACCCACGGCCTGGACCTGAGTAGTGTTACCCCAGTGCGGATATTTGAGCTGATGTTTCAGAGCCCAGACAACAGCGTCAGTCAGGATGATGTCCAACCCACAGgcaagtgccttgctcaacacATCCTGCAGCCTCTTGTCAACTTGTATCTGATCCATTGAGTTTTTACAGCCTTTCTTTCTATCCTTTCTTTCTTctattctccctccctccctttattaatttgtttgccctgtaccactgtctttctctctctgttttggtCCGTCCCTCTGTCTGTTGTTCTCCTCTCTTTGACCGCTGCAGATAGCCTAGTGGAGGCGTTTGGCCTGGACACTCCCTCTCAGCCGGCTGTGACAGACACCCCCGCCCTGCTCCCCGCCTTCGCGCAGGccccctcctcgtcctcgtcctcctcgtccCTTGCTACCCCAGTGCTGGACATGTCCCTGCAGCCAGTGGCCGAATCCACGCAGCAGCCTTCTTCCTCGACACCGACGCCACCCGCTGCTCAGAGCTCCACGGCCGAGCTGCAGACCATCTCGGCGCTCCCTGTAGCGTCTGGCCCTCAGCCTTATGTGGCGTTGCCACCGCCACCATTGACCCCCGCCACAGTCTCCGCTGTACCGGCCAGCGCCGCAACCGTTGTCACCACAGAGACGGCGCCGGCCAGTTTGGCTgcaccaccccctcctcctcctcctgtgcctcctcctccacctactCCTTCCGCCACTATCACCATAACGCCCGCAGCAGGTGGCATGCTGCCTCCGGGCCTGGTGGTGACTGACCAGAACCTCCAGTGGATCCTCAGCAGCGCCACCAACTCGCAAAGCAACCTCGAACAGCAGGTGAGAACCTGAAGCTGGAGATTTTCTAGAAGAATCGTAGAACACTAGCCATTTACATGCCTCTCAAATCAAATATCTTTCAAATATTCTCAAATATCTTTTTTCCTTTGTTCTAATTTATTCAGATGTTTGAAGGTTGAAGTTAATTTAATCCATGCAATGCAATATCTCTTCCTTATCTACATCCGTGGTTCAGATTCTATGCATAGCTTTGAGCACACATACTAAAAATATAAGAGGTGGCTTCTGATCATTCAAGGATTCCTGCTCATTGTCTGTCTCCCTACCATCTGTAAAGAATCATCAAAGGTACTTTGTGTCTATTCCTAGGGGCAGGGTCCTAAAGTGGAGAAAGTCTTCTTCACCACAGCCATACCTGTTGGAGGAAATTCAGGTACAATTAATTGGTTTCATCTTATGATTGTTTTCCTGTtcttataatgtgtgtattgtatttAGTAAGTATAGAAatgtcacatattaccaaccgtcacgtatgtccaacctcttacgggtatgtgtcacttaatattaatttctatacaaaccaagacggcggattcctaaagaaatgcaagcacccacaccatgagtttatctaaattagctatatACCAAaacttacattttaccgtgGCTCGAAGAGCTgcaaacagtgttgtaaggctgagtgtacaaatctgcttggagctccaatggaattttgaattgacgacgagaattctcgggctaaccgttgatgtgcagTGAGAAGGTTTGGAATAagtacccaccagcccagcactaaactccgagcaTGGTCGACAAAAtcagatatttcaggcagtaaaagccccggtaagaaccgaatctacacacctatggctactgaaaaatgtaaggttcatttagcaaatgttattttgaagtattaaaaaacattgttgttttagaattttggaacgaaatggttggtaattagcacgtttacgataACTTTTGTAGGAATCAGACTGGGTGTATGTCTAGTGTGGTATTGACAattttgcaggtgttgctgatTGTGACATGCCCCTGCTGCTGTTGTGTCTCCTACAGGAAACCCTGTTCAGCAGATTGGCCTGAGTCTgccagtcatcatcatcaagcAGGAGGAGTCGTGCCAGTGTCACTGTGACTGCAGAGCTAAAAGCACAGCCACCTCCacgtcctcttcctccccctccgcTACGAACTTGCCATCCTCTTCCTCAGCCCAGAAGCAGCCTACAGACCTTCCGCCGGCTGACCCCGCCCCTgcccccgcccccacccctgtacccccacccccacctccacctccacctgtcGCCCCCTCGCAATGCTGCCCTGCTCAGCCAGACGATCCGTCGGCCCACGCCGGACACTCGCATGCAGCTGGTCAGCCCTCCTCATTATTATCAGCAACGCCGTTACCGccatcatcctcctccacccctcccccaccttcctcctcctcttcctcctccacagtCCACTCGCAGACTTTCCCCAGCGCCAGCGCGGCAGGCGCAGCCCCCCTCCCTTCGCCAGCGGCCGGCGGGCTGGCCACCATGGACGTGGCGGACTTCCTGTCCCTGCAGAACGCCGGGGGCTCGACCAACATGGAGGCCCTGCTGCTGGTGCCAGACGACTTCCCCATGGGCGACGGAGGCATCCACTAGCGGACCTCCGCCTGCCAACACCCTTCggcatctccctctcttccttctcttccaCCTCGCGATCATCCCTTCCCACCACCTCTCGTTTCAGTGCTGCAAGCCCAGCCAGACCCAGGGCCATGTGCGGTACATGTGTGGAGCCCCCTGGTGGTTGATAGGTGaaagacacatttccaatttggCCAgtgcctctccctcccccaatGGACCGAGCTGGATCGGAACCCTGCTGTGCATGTCGCTCAATTCAAAGGCAG
Coding sequences within:
- the mtf1 gene encoding metal regulatory transcription factor 1, encoding MSENGSLTESAMCFEEVALDKDNKICIYDKDGDDDDNELDPDDRGGLIHPSTSSCMARVYDRTTVLIEQDPIRLDEEGEEDGHCGGDCEDDGMVFLTEGEVEGDDDEEEGDGSLAFMGDPEGMVHGYVHHTISPDQIQFTINPGSTPMPRNIEGATLTLHSECPETKQREVKRYQCTFEGCTRTYSTAGNLRTHQKTHRGEYTFVCNQQGCGKAFLTSYSLKIHVRVHTKEKPFECDVQGCEKAFNTLYRLKAHQRLHTGKTFNCESEGCTKYFTTLSDLRKHIRTHTGEKPFRCDHDGCGKAFAASHHLKTHVRTHTGEKPFFCPSDGCEKTFSSQYSLRSHVRGHDKSGNTFTVNLSHPLSEDANHSLCLSDLSLISTDSELRENLNNTHGLDLSSVTPVRIFELMFQSPDNSVSQDDVQPTDSLVEAFGLDTPSQPAVTDTPALLPAFAQAPSSSSSSSSLATPVLDMSLQPVAESTQQPSSSTPTPPAAQSSTAELQTISALPVASGPQPYVALPPPPLTPATVSAVPASAATVVTTETAPASLAAPPPPPPPVPPPPPTPSATITITPAAGGMLPPGLVVTDQNLQWILSSATNSQSNLEQQGQGPKVEKVFFTTAIPVGGNSGNPVQQIGLSLPVIIIKQEESCQCHCDCRAKSTATSTSSSSPSATNLPSSSSAQKQPTDLPPADPAPAPAPTPVPPPPPPPPPVAPSQCCPAQPDDPSAHAGHSHAAGQPSSLLSATPLPPSSSSTPPPPSSSSSSSTVHSQTFPSASAAGAAPLPSPAAGGLATMDVADFLSLQNAGGSTNMEALLLVPDDFPMGDGGIH